The following is a genomic window from uncultured Propionivibrio sp..
ACGCATTCTTGTCCTGGGTCGAAATATCGGTCACCAGGTCGATCGCCGGCACGTACTCGATGCAACCATCCTCCTGAAGCACGTTTGGCACGTTGGCCTTGAATATCCCGATGAACTCGGCCAGGTAGCCTTCCTTGATGTACAACGACGCCAAGACATGAACCATGGTGACTCTCCTCATCAATGAACAAGAGACGCGGACCTGCGCACCGTCGAATGGTGCCAACGCGTCGCAGCCGTTCATTCTAGCCGGAATGCCCTAGTCGAAATGCATCAGATGTCATAGACCGAAACATCGGCCCGGGAGACCGTTGTCACTATAACAACAACGGCGAGCCCATCCGCCTTCTGGCGGATAACAAAAAGCCAACCGTTTCCGGTTGGCTTTCTTGGTGTTCAAACTGGAGCGGGCGATGGGAATCGAACCCACGGCACAAGCTTGGGAAGCTTGGGTATTACCATTATACGACGCCCGCGAAGCCGCTATTCTAAGGGCTCCGCGCCTAGGATTCAATCGGCTTGACGCGGCTCGCCGCCAGTTTTGCCCGCTGACGTGCTTCATCGGTCGTCACCGCGGTCGCCACGGCAACGCCCATGCGACGCTTCTTGAAACTTTCGGG
Proteins encoded in this region:
- a CDS encoding putative quinol monooxygenase encodes the protein MVHVLASLYIKEGYLAEFIGIFKANVPNVLQEDGCIEYVPAIDLVTDISTQDKNACVVTVIEKWESLEALKAHSVAPHMLAYGEQVKGMLEKVSLKILQNA